One window of the Kallotenue papyrolyticum genome contains the following:
- a CDS encoding biotin-dependent carboxyltransferase family protein, which translates to MSEARPALRVIGAGPLTTVQDGGRVGWRRLGVPVSGAMDPFALRVANRLVGNPPGAAALEITAGGASFEVLSTSVVALTGAEVMATLDGAPLPLWTSVLLRPGAVLVLGQRRADWGARAYLALAGGIAVPELLGSRSTYLPGGWGGLDGRPLQGGDLLCAAPPTDLWPLAGQCWPPEARPAYCAAPVLRAVPGPHEAHFMPEARTLLTSVPWRVSAQANRQGYRLKGPPLPVREETNLPSLGVLPGVIQVPPDGQPILLMADAQTTGGYPIIATVIEPDLPLAAQLLPGDELRLRLIDVGEACAVRQQWASLLATPLPADPNDLVLRLAGG; encoded by the coding sequence GTGAGCGAGGCGCGACCGGCGCTGCGCGTGATCGGCGCTGGGCCGTTGACCACCGTCCAGGACGGCGGACGGGTTGGCTGGCGCCGCTTGGGCGTGCCCGTCAGCGGCGCGATGGACCCGTTCGCACTGCGCGTCGCCAACCGGCTGGTGGGCAATCCGCCAGGAGCCGCGGCGCTGGAGATCACTGCCGGCGGCGCCAGCTTCGAGGTGCTGAGCACCAGCGTGGTCGCGCTGACCGGCGCGGAGGTGATGGCCACGCTTGACGGCGCGCCGCTGCCGTTGTGGACCAGCGTGCTGCTGCGACCAGGCGCGGTGCTGGTGCTGGGGCAGCGCCGCGCGGATTGGGGCGCGCGCGCCTACCTGGCGCTGGCCGGCGGCATCGCCGTGCCGGAGCTGCTCGGTTCGCGCAGTACCTACCTGCCGGGTGGCTGGGGCGGTCTCGACGGCCGCCCGCTGCAGGGTGGCGATCTGCTCTGCGCGGCGCCACCCACCGATCTGTGGCCGCTGGCTGGCCAGTGCTGGCCACCGGAGGCGCGTCCGGCCTACTGCGCCGCGCCGGTGCTGCGCGCCGTGCCGGGGCCGCATGAAGCGCACTTCATGCCGGAGGCGCGCACACTGCTTACAAGCGTCCCATGGCGGGTGAGCGCGCAGGCCAATCGCCAGGGCTATCGCCTCAAGGGACCGCCCCTCCCGGTGCGGGAGGAGACCAATCTGCCCTCGCTAGGCGTGCTGCCCGGTGTGATCCAGGTGCCGCCCGATGGACAGCCGATCCTGCTGATGGCCGACGCCCAGACCACCGGCGGCTATCCGATCATCGCGACGGTGATCGAGCCCGATCTGCCCCTCGCCGCGCAACTGCTCCCCGGCGATGAGCTGCGCCTGCGGCTGATCGACGTCGGGGAGGCGTGCGCCGTTCGGCAGCAGTGGGCCAGCCTGCTGGCGACGCCATTGCCTGCCGATCCCAACGATCTGGTGCTCAGGCTGGCCGGTGGGTAG
- the pxpB gene encoding 5-oxoprolinase subunit PxpB produces MTTWRFHPLNDAALLAEVTPADDAANRLVLALAARLDQATPGGVLETVPAFNTLLVCFDPMHTSHAALIERLQALCAQLMPVPRMPGRVVDVPVRYGGEDGPDLSEVARRLGLSEAEVVRLHCTPIYRVLFLGFAPGFPYLGPLPERLRLPRRATPRTRVPAGTVAIAADMTGIYPAPLPGGWHLLGRTPLTLFDPQAVPPTLLQPGDGVRFVPLAEGVLP; encoded by the coding sequence ATGACGACCTGGCGTTTCCATCCGCTCAACGACGCGGCGCTGTTGGCCGAGGTGACGCCTGCCGACGATGCAGCTAATCGCCTGGTGCTGGCGCTGGCGGCGCGGCTGGACCAGGCCACGCCAGGCGGCGTGCTGGAAACGGTGCCCGCCTTCAACACGCTGCTGGTGTGTTTCGATCCCATGCACACGTCGCATGCTGCGCTGATCGAGCGACTCCAGGCGCTCTGCGCGCAGCTCATGCCCGTGCCGCGCATGCCTGGGCGCGTGGTCGACGTGCCGGTGCGCTATGGCGGCGAGGATGGTCCCGACCTGTCCGAGGTGGCGCGTCGGCTTGGACTGAGCGAAGCCGAGGTGGTGCGCCTCCACTGCACGCCGATCTACCGCGTCCTGTTTCTGGGCTTTGCGCCGGGCTTTCCCTACCTGGGTCCGTTGCCGGAACGGCTGCGCCTGCCCCGTCGCGCCACACCGCGCACGCGCGTCCCGGCCGGCACGGTGGCGATAGCTGCGGATATGACCGGCATCTATCCCGCGCCGCTGCCCGGTGGTTGGCATCTGCTGGGCCGTACCCCGCTCACGCTCTTCGATCCTCAGGCGGTGCCGCCCACACTGCTGCAGCCCGGCGATGGCGTGCGCTTCGTGCCGCTGGCGGAGGGCGTGCTGCCGTGA
- a CDS encoding TrmB family transcriptional regulator, which produces MSQDAFLNHLTQLGLNLYEAKAYLALLSKESLSAAQTADLSGVPRQRIYDILASLVERGLAVSRPSRHGTRYAAVAPKTALGGLLEREQQRLARLQALAEDLVSELSARYRAGQAEDSPLEYIEVLRGRQAINQRFAEIQANCQREILIFTKPPYAKPPQENVEGLATLKRNVRACSIYEFSVLQDPETRRAVEHFIHHGEEARFVEHLPLKLVIVDEAIVMFAMEDPVAGRTDLTIMVIEHRQLAQVMKLAFEAVWKRGLTLEQALATLELIPAG; this is translated from the coding sequence ATGAGTCAGGATGCCTTTCTGAACCACCTAACGCAGCTCGGCCTCAACTTGTATGAGGCCAAAGCCTATCTGGCATTGCTGAGCAAGGAAAGCCTGTCGGCCGCTCAGACCGCCGACCTTTCCGGCGTACCGCGCCAGCGCATCTACGATATCCTGGCGAGTCTGGTGGAGCGCGGCCTGGCCGTGAGTCGCCCGAGCCGGCATGGCACGCGCTATGCCGCTGTCGCGCCCAAGACGGCCCTGGGTGGCCTGCTGGAGCGCGAGCAGCAGCGTCTGGCGCGACTCCAAGCGCTGGCCGAGGATCTGGTGAGCGAGCTGAGCGCGCGTTATCGCGCGGGCCAGGCCGAGGATAGCCCGCTCGAATATATCGAGGTCTTGCGCGGTCGGCAGGCGATCAACCAGCGCTTCGCCGAGATCCAGGCCAATTGCCAGCGCGAAATCCTGATCTTTACGAAACCACCCTACGCCAAGCCGCCGCAGGAGAATGTTGAAGGCTTGGCAACGCTCAAACGCAACGTGCGTGCCTGCTCGATCTACGAGTTCAGCGTGCTGCAGGATCCTGAAACGCGGCGTGCCGTCGAGCATTTCATCCACCATGGCGAGGAAGCGCGCTTTGTCGAACATCTGCCGCTCAAGCTGGTGATCGTTGATGAAGCCATCGTCATGTTTGCGATGGAAGACCCCGTCGCCGGACGCACCGATTTGACGATCATGGTGATCGAGCATCGTCAGCTGGCGCAGGTCATGAAGCTGGCCTTTGAAGCGGTCTGGAAGCGCGGCCTAACCCTGGAGCAGGCGCTGGCCACTCTGGAACTGATCCCTGCCGGCTAG
- a CDS encoding S8 family serine peptidase: protein MRRRESWLLAVALIVVLCGAALPARQAAASSVRLDAHLRQALASASPDTRLGVILTFDTLPGSDLLRLLTGQGVAVAPLRHLPMVGALATPAQIEWLRGLPGLRSIYSNRPLQLLLRESVPLIGASAVWQEYGLQGEGVGVAVLDTGIDATHPDLRYGERTVQNVKIIGLQYAAGVNLDGLGLPALYLEDQRNSDTTGGHGTHVAGIIGASGAASNGLYRGVAPKAPLIGLGAGDVIEIFTALAGFDWILEHRQTYNIRVVNCSWGNIVPGFDPDDPVNVATRAVHDAGIAVVFAAGNSGATTNTLNTYSVAPWVIGVAAGDKNGKDVAFFSSRGIPGDDFFHPTLTAPGHLIVSDRASTGLATTPNTTPLDPLYVQPEYIPFYTTASGTSMAAPHVAGTIALMVQANPRLTPDVIKRVLINTATPMPGYQEYAAGAGYLNAKAAVDQARQIKNIRSYRDPRTGKQEQVYDLTTAWNGTLGASLPGVAASDRHALTIVEGTLALDVVVDWDLVASDLNLYLYDPQGRLAARSEVVQALYGYANETVHLDAPPAGVWTVEVRGLLNAPQSYRATANAVVRVAP, encoded by the coding sequence GTGCGCAGACGAGAAAGCTGGTTGCTGGCCGTGGCGCTGATCGTGGTGCTGTGCGGGGCGGCGCTGCCCGCGCGGCAGGCAGCGGCCAGCAGTGTCCGCCTTGATGCGCATTTGCGCCAGGCGCTGGCCAGTGCCTCACCTGACACACGCCTAGGGGTGATCCTCACCTTTGACACACTGCCGGGCAGCGATCTGCTACGCCTGCTAACGGGGCAGGGCGTGGCGGTTGCGCCGCTGCGCCATCTGCCGATGGTGGGCGCGCTGGCCACCCCGGCGCAGATCGAGTGGCTGCGCGGTCTCCCCGGCCTGCGCTCGATCTACAGCAATCGTCCGTTGCAGCTGTTGCTGCGCGAGAGCGTGCCGCTGATCGGCGCGTCGGCGGTGTGGCAGGAGTATGGCCTGCAGGGCGAGGGTGTGGGTGTGGCGGTGCTCGACACGGGCATCGACGCCACGCATCCCGACCTGCGCTATGGCGAGCGCACGGTGCAGAACGTCAAGATCATCGGCCTGCAGTACGCTGCGGGCGTCAATCTCGACGGGCTGGGTCTGCCGGCGCTCTACCTTGAAGATCAGCGCAATAGCGATACCACCGGCGGTCACGGCACGCACGTCGCCGGCATCATCGGCGCTTCGGGCGCGGCCAGCAACGGCCTCTACCGCGGTGTGGCGCCCAAAGCACCGTTGATCGGTCTGGGCGCGGGCGATGTGATCGAGATCTTCACCGCGCTGGCCGGCTTCGACTGGATCCTGGAACATCGCCAGACCTACAACATTCGCGTGGTCAACTGTAGCTGGGGCAACATCGTCCCCGGCTTCGATCCCGATGATCCAGTCAACGTGGCTACGCGCGCGGTGCACGACGCCGGCATCGCGGTGGTCTTTGCCGCCGGCAACTCCGGAGCGACGACCAACACGCTCAACACCTACAGCGTGGCGCCCTGGGTGATCGGCGTGGCAGCGGGCGATAAAAACGGCAAGGATGTGGCCTTCTTCTCGTCGCGCGGCATTCCCGGCGACGACTTCTTCCACCCCACGCTCACCGCGCCGGGCCATCTGATCGTTTCGGATCGCGCCAGCACCGGACTGGCGACCACGCCCAACACCACGCCGCTCGATCCGCTCTACGTCCAACCCGAGTACATTCCCTTCTACACCACTGCCAGCGGCACCTCGATGGCCGCGCCGCACGTTGCCGGAACGATTGCGCTGATGGTGCAGGCCAACCCGCGGCTGACGCCGGATGTGATCAAGCGCGTGCTGATCAACACTGCCACGCCCATGCCGGGCTATCAGGAGTACGCCGCCGGCGCAGGCTACCTCAACGCCAAGGCGGCTGTGGATCAGGCGCGCCAGATCAAAAACATCCGCAGCTACCGCGATCCACGCACCGGCAAGCAGGAGCAGGTTTATGATCTAACCACAGCCTGGAACGGCACGCTGGGCGCTAGCCTACCGGGCGTGGCCGCCAGTGACCGCCATGCGCTGACCATCGTGGAGGGCACGCTGGCGCTGGATGTCGTGGTCGATTGGGACCTGGTCGCCAGCGATCTGAACCTGTACCTGTACGATCCGCAGGGGAGGCTGGCAGCCAGATCCGAAGTAGTCCAGGCGCTCTACGGCTACGCCAACGAGACGGTGCATCTGGATGCGCCACCGGCCGGCGTCTGGACGGTGGAGGTGCGTGGGCTGCTCAACGCGCCGCAGAGCTACCGGGCGACGGCCAACGCCGTGGTGCGCGTCGCGCCGTGA